One window of the Caminibacter pacificus genome contains the following:
- a CDS encoding MlaD family protein: MKTEVKVGLFILVGLLSLLYMTFQIKTLEDFKQKGYPVYAIVNDASGITKKSKVKLRGVTIGYVDSMKLLDNGVKLKLLIQKGVKIPVGSEVAVAQDNVLGGKYLKIIPSNNTAYLQPKGVIKKYVPSASMEDVLTNINKAVGDVRVLLAKLNTTLNQQTIDNIHAMIANLKVSSERLNDILATTQMKLPKILDNANALVVSYKETGDIIKRKIPEILDKTDMLLAKLNKTGEILNTKLPKLADEYINLGKNANQLLVENKQGLKNTIDAASDFFASGSKSFQKLDDMLASMQKSQIQVDIFSNYMTRDDYFKTTANIAYMPNPTKYYIVGVTSTKDYSTKNPSDEDKIYFNAELGKRYDNLLIRGGIIESTGGVGADYFLDKDRVKLSADIYDFNSVNDIRGNNPNLSLKATYLYLKHLEFIAGVDNILNADARTFFLGVGVKFIDNDLKTIIAGGGTSFLK, from the coding sequence ATGAAAACTGAAGTTAAAGTCGGTCTTTTTATATTAGTAGGACTTTTATCGCTTTTATATATGACTTTTCAGATAAAGACTCTTGAAGATTTTAAACAAAAAGGCTATCCGGTTTATGCTATCGTAAACGATGCAAGCGGTATTACTAAAAAATCAAAAGTCAAACTCAGAGGTGTGACTATAGGATATGTAGATAGTATGAAACTTCTTGATAACGGAGTTAAATTAAAACTTTTGATTCAAAAAGGTGTAAAAATTCCTGTCGGTTCGGAAGTTGCCGTAGCTCAGGATAACGTTCTTGGCGGAAAATATCTAAAAATTATTCCTTCGAATAATACGGCATATCTACAACCAAAAGGTGTTATTAAAAAATACGTACCTTCCGCTTCTATGGAAGACGTACTTACAAATATTAATAAAGCCGTAGGTGATGTAAGGGTATTGCTTGCAAAGCTTAATACTACACTAAATCAGCAAACTATAGATAACATTCACGCTATGATTGCAAATTTAAAAGTTTCTTCCGAGAGATTAAATGATATTTTAGCTACAACTCAAATGAAGTTGCCTAAAATTTTGGATAATGCAAACGCTCTTGTGGTTTCGTATAAAGAGACGGGTGATATTATTAAGCGCAAAATTCCTGAAATTTTGGATAAAACCGATATGTTACTTGCTAAATTGAACAAAACGGGTGAAATTTTAAATACCAAACTTCCTAAATTGGCGGATGAGTATATAAATTTAGGAAAAAACGCAAATCAACTTCTTGTCGAAAACAAACAAGGACTTAAAAATACTATTGACGCAGCGAGTGATTTCTTTGCAAGTGGAAGCAAAAGTTTTCAAAAGCTTGACGATATGCTCGCAAGTATGCAAAAATCACAAATTCAAGTCGATATTTTCTCAAATTATATGACACGAGACGACTACTTTAAAACGACGGCAAATATTGCATATATGCCTAATCCTACAAAATATTACATCGTAGGAGTTACGAGTACGAAAGACTATTCGACTAAAAATCCTAGTGATGAAGATAAAATCTATTTTAACGCCGAGCTTGGTAAAAGATATGACAATTTACTAATTAGAGGAGGAATTATAGAAAGTACCGGCGGTGTTGGAGCCGATTATTTTCTTGATAAAGACAGGGTGAAATTGAGTGCCGATATTTATGATTTCAATTCGGTTAACGACATAAGAGGGAATAATCCTAATCTTTCTTTAAAAGCTACATATCTGTATTTGAAACACTTGGAGTTTATTGCCGGTGTTGATAATATTCTAAATGCCGATGCGAGAACGTTTTTCTTAGGTGTGGGTGTTAAATTTATCGATAACGACTTGAAGACCATTATTGCCGGAGGAGGTACGTCATTTCTAAAATAG
- the amrS gene encoding AmmeMemoRadiSam system radical SAM enzyme — protein MKYYEALENGKIRCLLCRHHCILKDGQVGICGVNMNKNGELVNLVYGHPSSINVDPIEKKPLFHFLPGSGVLSFGTVGCNFKCPFCQNWQIAHTNKVNDSVYVSPQEMVKLALEYNCKSIAYTYNEPSIFYPYARDVGVLAKEKGLKNVFVTNGFESVYEIEDMKDWVDACNVDLKSFKPEYYKKVLKGNLEDVLDTIKRLHDVGIWQEITTLIVPQDNDSEEELTKIAEFIASVSTDIPWHISRFHPDYKVQDKPATPMETMIKAYEIGKKAGLKYVYLGNVALPVVTYCPKCNEELIVRTIYRVEKNILQIDNQGVARCPTCGEVIPGVWK, from the coding sequence ATGAAATACTACGAAGCTCTTGAAAACGGAAAAATCAGATGTCTTTTGTGTCGTCATCACTGCATACTCAAAGATGGACAAGTAGGTATTTGCGGTGTTAATATGAATAAAAACGGCGAGCTGGTTAATTTAGTATACGGACATCCTTCAAGTATAAACGTCGATCCGATAGAGAAAAAACCGCTTTTTCACTTTTTACCGGGAAGCGGTGTTTTGTCTTTCGGAACTGTGGGATGTAACTTTAAATGTCCGTTTTGTCAAAATTGGCAAATAGCCCATACCAATAAAGTAAACGATTCGGTATACGTTTCACCGCAAGAAATGGTAAAACTCGCACTCGAATATAACTGCAAATCTATCGCATACACATACAACGAACCGAGTATATTTTATCCGTATGCAAGAGACGTAGGAGTTTTGGCAAAAGAAAAAGGACTAAAAAACGTATTTGTAACAAACGGATTTGAAAGTGTATATGAGATAGAAGATATGAAAGATTGGGTCGATGCATGCAATGTCGATTTGAAAAGTTTCAAACCCGAATATTACAAAAAAGTATTAAAAGGTAATTTAGAAGACGTCCTTGATACCATAAAAAGATTACATGACGTTGGAATTTGGCAAGAAATTACGACTCTTATAGTGCCGCAAGATAACGACAGCGAAGAAGAGCTTACTAAAATTGCCGAATTTATAGCAAGTGTAAGTACCGACATACCTTGGCATATCAGTAGATTTCATCCTGATTACAAAGTCCAAGACAAACCGGCAACTCCTATGGAAACTATGATAAAAGCGTATGAAATAGGAAAAAAAGCGGGATTAAAATATGTCTATTTAGGAAACGTGGCACTGCCTGTGGTGACATATTGTCCGAAATGTAACGAAGAGCTTATTGTAAGAACCATTTACAGAGTAGAAAAAAATATCTTGCAAATTGACAACCAAGGGGTCGCTCGCTGCCCTACTTGCGGCGAAGTGATTCCAGGAGTTTGGAAATAA
- a CDS encoding RDD family protein, producing the protein MELVDKLHMQGFKEASLFKRAVSMTIDDLLVSFIIFIAFFDSFVNAKTLEQQIILTNELIGYIFLAYTLYHWIFIALYGKTIGKMIMKIKTIDIETFDKPSWGRALIRSIVRNFDEMFFYLGMAYAIVDPLNRAIHDIVGKSVVVEDN; encoded by the coding sequence ATGGAACTTGTAGATAAACTCCATATGCAAGGCTTCAAAGAAGCCTCACTTTTTAAAAGAGCGGTTTCTATGACAATAGACGACCTTCTTGTCTCTTTTATTATTTTTATAGCGTTTTTCGATTCTTTTGTTAATGCTAAAACGTTAGAGCAGCAAATAATATTAACAAACGAGCTTATAGGGTATATATTTTTGGCATATACTCTATATCATTGGATTTTTATTGCGCTTTACGGGAAAACTATAGGTAAAATGATTATGAAAATCAAAACTATCGATATCGAAACATTCGATAAGCCGTCATGGGGCAGGGCGCTTATAAGGAGTATCGTTAGAAATTTTGACGAAATGTTTTTTTATTTGGGTATGGCGTATGCTATCGTTGACCCACTAAATAGAGCAATTCACGATATCGTAGGGAAATCAGTTGTTGTTGAAGATAATTAG
- a CDS encoding DUF2628 domain-containing protein has translation MSLRDKYLKLLKEVYVGDEKDMEVFEEIMNDEGLGKCKPKFNLKAFIFGWFYLLYKRAVLEAFSVLVISLMIAYLMAYAKIHPLLVLATIIIVNSLLSGFCYYFLYLNKFNRDVDYCGEYNTDIECLKKRVKPKISYVIIAVIVIIALIWPWLFALITGYSLKT, from the coding sequence ATGAGTTTGAGAGATAAATATTTAAAACTTTTAAAAGAGGTGTATGTCGGGGATGAGAAAGATATGGAAGTTTTCGAAGAGATTATGAATGACGAGGGGCTTGGAAAATGTAAGCCGAAATTTAATTTAAAAGCGTTTATTTTCGGTTGGTTTTATCTTTTGTATAAAAGAGCGGTGCTCGAAGCGTTTTCGGTTCTTGTAATATCTTTAATGATTGCTTATTTAATGGCTTATGCGAAAATTCATCCGTTATTGGTGCTTGCTACGATTATAATCGTAAATTCTTTACTAAGCGGTTTTTGCTATTACTTTTTGTATCTTAATAAATTTAATAGGGATGTGGATTATTGTGGAGAGTATAATACGGATATCGAGTGTTTGAAAAAAAGAGTAAAACCTAAAATATCATATGTGATTATCGCTGTTATCGTAATTATCGCTCTTATTTGGCCTTGGCTTTTCGCACTGATTACTGGGTATTCATTAAAGACTTAA
- a CDS encoding dihydroorotase, producing MKIKVPKSVDLNVKNSESVARIAAASKNGGVIAALMIPKQKPIFDKLHLAYNLKRANEENFNLLVAVEGIHEGKLSEISILKQKGASAIFINSDEDMNLIKRVFEYAEFLDIPIFVNCHNKSLSYGVMNDSEIAYAMGVSGIPNYAESVEVAKIYELSSHFNAKVVFQSITTKESLEILKNKPENIFIDVCIDNLYFTDENLKDFNTLYKTFPPLRSEKDKNALLKACEEGLIDFISSNHIATNQKDIPFEEAEFGISKLDIFSQLAYSLPISHEIITKLISTNPAKLFGIDIDEYMEIELGEFEVDFENFASKGKNCPYTRVRARII from the coding sequence ATGAAAATCAAAGTCCCAAAATCCGTAGATTTAAACGTGAAAAACTCCGAAAGCGTAGCAAGAATAGCAGCCGCTTCAAAAAACGGCGGAGTAATAGCCGCTCTTATGATTCCGAAACAAAAACCGATTTTCGATAAACTGCATTTAGCCTACAACCTCAAAAGAGCGAACGAAGAAAATTTCAATCTTTTAGTAGCGGTAGAAGGAATTCATGAAGGCAAACTCAGCGAAATTTCCATTTTAAAACAAAAAGGTGCAAGCGCTATATTTATCAATAGCGATGAAGATATGAATCTTATAAAAAGAGTTTTTGAGTATGCCGAATTTTTGGATATTCCTATTTTCGTAAACTGCCACAACAAATCCCTAAGCTACGGCGTTATGAACGACAGCGAAATAGCATATGCCATGGGAGTTAGCGGCATACCTAATTATGCCGAAAGCGTAGAAGTCGCCAAAATTTACGAATTATCAAGCCACTTCAATGCAAAAGTGGTATTTCAAAGTATCACCACAAAAGAATCTCTTGAAATTCTAAAAAACAAACCCGAAAACATCTTTATAGACGTATGTATCGATAATCTCTATTTTACCGACGAAAACCTAAAAGATTTCAATACTTTATATAAAACTTTCCCGCCTTTAAGAAGCGAAAAAGACAAAAACGCACTATTAAAAGCCTGTGAGGAAGGATTAATCGACTTTATATCATCAAATCATATCGCCACAAACCAAAAAGACATTCCGTTTGAAGAAGCGGAATTCGGAATAAGCAAACTCGACATTTTCTCTCAGCTTGCATATTCATTGCCTATTTCACATGAAATAATAACGAAACTCATCTCGACCAACCCTGCAAAACTTTTCGGCATAGATATAGACGAATATATGGAGATTGAACTTGGTGAATTCGAAGTGGATTTCGAAAACTTCGCAAGCAAAGGCAAAAACTGCCCTTATACGAGAGTGAGAGCAAGAATTATTTAG
- a CDS encoding LPS-assembly protein LptD, whose translation MKIISILFFAIFAYADIIKVYATKALEENKTIILQKPLIIYKDFIIQAQKGIVKNDKTAVLEGNVTVFYQNSAIEADKVTVISKNKIFAKNNIIYDRNLDLWFKTKNVSINGDLIKFKKVIFSSCCIDKPDWFIYSKKGSYNKKTKYIKLYNLTLYVHKVPVFYFPFYFNSLDKTRRSGLLRPYFGYSAKEGFLYTQPVYIVLGQRADLEFDPTIRTARGRGLYATFRFVDSPNSYGEIKLGEFIDYDKYFTKYNLANKKHFGYQFLYERNSTVFTNDKLYMDLKYANDVDYFYLNPYNYTFNTSYLIDKTITSKINYINRFNTNYIFGIYAKYFIDTSKLSNEDTIQVLPQINLHKFVTKNSNILNSFDANFYNYYSIPTKYYQFDTLLPISYSKAILNHYLSYKITESFSFASANYYNSQTKPDVFSQLYTSVELYSSLIKKDGYLHIINPSVTFNFNNYNHIQNSNNLLGELKINNSVNLKLFQIFENGNFYLDHSLSQMLYIDSNQKNDLENTLNVKKGNYSLNLQNKYSWDYKRTIYNALTASYSDSNYLLKMTHIYKYDKINTNKIKTITLRFEKSLNQYKRFYTEYSYDLLNRYNKYILLGVKMSKKCWQYDIGFKRNRIPVLKEDGISYRNDYILNFNVYFNPIGGLKQSILLN comes from the coding sequence TTGAAGATAATTAGTATTCTTTTTTTCGCAATATTCGCTTATGCGGATATTATAAAAGTTTATGCCACAAAAGCTTTGGAAGAGAATAAAACTATTATTCTTCAAAAACCTCTTATTATCTATAAAGATTTTATTATTCAAGCTCAAAAAGGTATCGTAAAAAACGATAAAACCGCTGTTTTGGAAGGAAATGTGACTGTTTTTTATCAAAACAGCGCCATAGAAGCGGATAAGGTTACAGTAATTTCCAAAAATAAAATTTTTGCTAAAAACAATATTATTTACGATAGAAATCTCGATTTGTGGTTTAAAACGAAAAACGTTTCGATAAACGGCGATTTGATTAAATTTAAAAAGGTTATTTTTAGTAGTTGTTGTATCGATAAGCCCGATTGGTTTATCTATTCCAAAAAAGGAAGTTACAACAAAAAAACAAAATATATAAAGCTTTATAACCTTACTCTTTACGTTCATAAAGTACCGGTTTTTTATTTTCCGTTTTATTTTAACTCTCTTGATAAAACAAGGCGTTCGGGATTACTTAGACCGTATTTCGGATATTCTGCAAAAGAGGGCTTTTTATATACACAACCGGTTTATATAGTTTTGGGTCAAAGGGCCGATTTGGAATTCGATCCGACGATCAGAACTGCAAGAGGTAGAGGTTTATACGCTACTTTTAGGTTTGTAGATTCTCCAAATTCTTATGGAGAAATAAAACTGGGTGAATTTATTGATTATGATAAATATTTTACTAAATATAATTTGGCAAACAAAAAACATTTCGGATATCAGTTTTTATACGAGAGGAATTCGACCGTCTTTACAAACGATAAATTATATATGGATTTAAAATACGCAAACGACGTCGATTATTTTTATCTTAATCCTTATAATTATACTTTTAACACTTCGTATCTTATCGATAAAACAATTACTTCAAAAATAAATTATATTAATAGATTTAATACGAATTATATATTTGGAATTTACGCTAAATATTTTATTGATACTTCAAAACTTTCAAATGAAGATACGATACAGGTTTTACCACAAATTAATTTACATAAATTCGTAACGAAAAACAGCAATATTTTAAACTCTTTTGATGCGAATTTTTACAATTATTATTCTATTCCTACAAAATATTATCAGTTTGATACTTTATTACCGATAAGCTATTCAAAAGCAATATTAAATCATTATCTTTCATATAAAATAACGGAATCTTTTAGTTTTGCGAGTGCGAATTATTATAATTCTCAAACAAAACCGGACGTTTTTTCGCAGCTTTATACGAGTGTTGAGTTATACTCTTCTTTGATAAAAAAAGACGGATATTTACATATTATTAATCCTTCCGTTACTTTTAATTTTAACAACTATAACCATATTCAAAACTCCAATAATTTATTGGGAGAGTTGAAAATTAACAATAGCGTTAATTTAAAACTTTTCCAAATTTTTGAAAACGGAAATTTTTATTTGGATCATTCTTTGTCGCAAATGCTTTATATAGATTCGAACCAAAAAAACGATTTGGAAAATACATTAAATGTAAAAAAAGGAAATTACTCTCTTAATTTGCAAAATAAATATTCTTGGGATTATAAAAGAACAATTTATAACGCATTAACGGCTTCTTATTCGGATAGTAATTATCTTTTAAAAATGACACATATTTATAAATATGATAAAATTAATACGAATAAAATCAAAACGATTACTTTAAGGTTCGAAAAAAGCTTGAATCAATACAAACGATTTTATACGGAATATAGTTATGATTTGTTAAATAGATATAATAAGTATATACTTTTAGGTGTAAAAATGTCAAAAAAATGTTGGCAGTACGATATCGGGTTTAAACGAAATAGAATTCCGGTACTTAAAGAAGACGGAATTTCTTATAGAAACGATTATATTTTGAATTTTAACGTCTATTTTAATCCTATCGGCGGGTTAAAGCAGAGTATATTATTAAACTAA
- a CDS encoding DnaJ domain-containing protein, which produces MEIKPLSTMKDIDKKYKKLAKKYHADMGGDDEKMKKINEAYKILKDYVLNYKFTFSEEEILKQYPDEFIKKFKV; this is translated from the coding sequence TTGGAGATTAAGCCTCTTAGTACTATGAAAGATATCGACAAAAAATATAAAAAACTTGCAAAAAAATATCACGCTGATATGGGCGGAGATGATGAAAAGATGAAAAAAATAAACGAAGCTTATAAAATTTTAAAAGATTACGTTTTAAATTATAAATTTACATTTAGCGAAGAAGAAATTTTAAAACAATATCCGGATGAATTTATCAAAAAATTTAAGGTGTGA
- the purD gene encoding phosphoribosylamine--glycine ligase, with protein sequence MKKVLIIGGGGREYSIGYFMKDEAEIFYAPGNGATEEFATNIDIKDFEELANWAKENNIDLTIVGPEDPLVKGVVDVFKSHGLTIFGPSSKAARLEGSKVYMKNFLKKHNIPTARYIETDDKQKAYEFIDSMDKLPIVVKADGLCAGKGVIIAESKEEAKKTVEDMLSGKAFGDAGKKVIVEEFLDGYELSMFAICDGEDFVLLPAAQDHKRLLDGDKGPNTGGMGAYAPTPLANEELYEKVKSRIIKPTLKGMQEEGAPFEGVLFIGLMIVDNEPYVLEYNVRFGDPECEELMALIDSSVYDMFFNGATKQLDKIDVKIKDMVAVGVVCASKNYPYSSSEPAEITVDDLSDCNGYIAYAGVKKIDGKLMATGGRVLVCVGFGKDVKQARDEAYKIVDKVHFEGKKYRKDIAYQAIGK encoded by the coding sequence ATGAAAAAAGTTTTGATAATTGGCGGCGGTGGTAGAGAGTATAGTATCGGATATTTTATGAAAGACGAAGCGGAAATTTTTTATGCACCCGGAAACGGAGCTACTGAAGAGTTCGCTACAAATATAGATATTAAAGATTTCGAAGAACTTGCTAATTGGGCGAAAGAAAACAATATCGACTTGACAATAGTAGGGCCTGAAGACCCTCTTGTTAAAGGTGTCGTGGACGTATTCAAATCTCACGGGCTTACAATTTTCGGACCTTCAAGCAAAGCTGCAAGACTTGAAGGAAGTAAAGTTTATATGAAAAACTTCCTAAAAAAACACAATATTCCTACAGCAAGATATATCGAAACGGACGATAAACAAAAAGCTTATGAATTTATCGACTCGATGGATAAACTTCCAATAGTCGTAAAAGCCGATGGACTTTGCGCCGGAAAAGGTGTAATTATTGCCGAAAGTAAAGAAGAAGCCAAAAAAACGGTAGAAGATATGCTAAGCGGAAAAGCATTCGGTGATGCCGGTAAAAAAGTAATTGTCGAAGAGTTTCTTGACGGGTACGAGCTTAGTATGTTCGCTATTTGCGACGGAGAAGATTTTGTACTTTTACCTGCGGCACAAGACCACAAAAGGCTACTTGACGGAGATAAAGGTCCGAATACCGGAGGTATGGGTGCGTACGCCCCAACTCCTCTTGCAAACGAAGAGCTTTATGAAAAAGTAAAATCAAGAATTATAAAACCTACTCTTAAAGGAATGCAAGAAGAGGGAGCGCCTTTTGAGGGAGTACTTTTTATAGGGCTTATGATTGTGGATAACGAGCCTTATGTGCTTGAATATAACGTTAGATTCGGTGACCCTGAGTGCGAAGAACTTATGGCACTGATTGACAGCAGCGTTTATGATATGTTTTTTAACGGTGCGACCAAACAGCTTGATAAAATCGACGTAAAAATCAAAGATATGGTGGCTGTGGGAGTTGTGTGTGCTTCTAAAAACTATCCTTATTCAAGTAGTGAACCTGCGGAAATTACCGTTGATGATTTGAGTGATTGCAACGGATATATCGCTTATGCGGGAGTTAAAAAAATAGACGGAAAACTTATGGCTACAGGCGGTAGGGTGCTTGTGTGCGTCGGTTTTGGAAAAGACGTAAAACAAGCAAGAGACGAAGCTTATAAAATCGTAGATAAAGTGCATTTTGAGGGTAAAAAATATAGAAAAGATATAGCATATCAAGCAATAGGGAAATAA
- a CDS encoding polyribonucleotide nucleotidyltransferase — protein sequence MSCEVDIKLNDKEQKLILNKVAKQADSSIWWQEGNTVMLATLTYNPDEVIEEDFVPLVVQYVERAYAVGKIPAGFVKREQKPGDFETLTARIVDRSLRPLFPRNYGYDTIITIMALSADEDSDLQVAAMNAAAACMYMSSLPFAKMVHGVRITRIDGKLVVNPSLSELEKGDFNLFVTGTKDELLMIEYASQGQEEIEIIPVEDIMLDGAPIENTIVKYKTNEISEDELIEALKLAQEKIKEGAEIYEEALKNFVKEKVNFEERKEVDLTPYIKEIKEKYADELREIIKHLSKSERDYLLKQFARKIASALGEEENFDAILKAVKEVKREIVRGMILYENVRADGRKLDEIRPISIETNVLPRAHGSCLFTRGQTQALAVATRGSEMDAQVYANLTDKEEKLERFMLHYNFPAFAVGEAVRLGPPSRRELGHGNLAKRAIEPLIDPEFDETVRVVSEILESNGSSSMATVCASAIALKAAKVPLLKLAAGIAMGMVSEGDKYAILTDIMGLEDHDGDMDFKVAGTWDGITAMQMDIKLGGISLDILKEALYQAKEARAFILEKMENAVENIKYNEDVLPKSVSFKVEPDKIIDIIGTAGKTVKEIIAKFGITIDLDRETGKVKIYGDSYDQMNAAKDYILNVICKDDKPKIPNFEIGSVIEGTIKRKVPFGMFVEIAPDVEGLLHISKLNGRSLDEFEEGQKIKVKVLSQSGFKIELALAE from the coding sequence ATGAGTTGTGAAGTTGATATTAAGTTAAACGATAAAGAACAAAAGTTAATATTAAATAAAGTTGCGAAACAAGCGGATAGCTCTATTTGGTGGCAAGAAGGAAATACCGTAATGCTTGCTACTTTAACATACAATCCCGATGAGGTAATCGAAGAAGATTTCGTACCTTTAGTAGTGCAATACGTAGAAAGAGCTTATGCGGTAGGGAAAATTCCTGCGGGATTTGTAAAAAGAGAACAAAAACCGGGAGATTTCGAAACATTAACCGCAAGAATAGTAGATAGAAGCCTAAGACCTCTTTTCCCGAGAAACTACGGATACGATACTATTATTACCATTATGGCTTTGAGTGCGGATGAAGATAGCGATTTGCAAGTGGCGGCTATGAATGCGGCGGCTGCGTGTATGTATATGAGCTCTTTGCCTTTTGCAAAAATGGTACACGGGGTTAGAATCACAAGAATCGACGGGAAATTGGTTGTTAATCCGTCTTTAAGCGAACTTGAAAAGGGTGATTTTAATCTTTTCGTAACGGGTACGAAAGACGAGCTTTTAATGATTGAGTACGCAAGCCAAGGTCAAGAAGAGATTGAGATAATTCCTGTTGAAGATATTATGCTTGACGGGGCTCCTATTGAAAACACTATCGTAAAATATAAAACGAACGAAATTAGTGAAGACGAGCTTATAGAAGCTTTAAAATTGGCACAAGAAAAGATAAAAGAAGGTGCGGAAATTTATGAAGAAGCGCTTAAAAACTTCGTAAAAGAAAAAGTTAATTTCGAAGAGAGAAAAGAGGTTGATTTAACTCCTTATATTAAAGAAATCAAAGAAAAATATGCCGATGAGCTTAGAGAAATTATCAAACATTTAAGTAAAAGCGAAAGAGATTATCTCCTAAAACAATTCGCAAGAAAAATTGCAAGCGCGCTTGGCGAAGAAGAGAACTTCGATGCGATTTTAAAAGCTGTTAAAGAAGTGAAAAGAGAAATTGTCAGAGGTATGATTTTATATGAAAACGTAAGGGCAGACGGAAGAAAACTTGACGAAATCAGACCTATTAGTATCGAAACTAACGTACTTCCAAGAGCACACGGAAGCTGTCTGTTTACAAGAGGACAAACTCAAGCTTTAGCGGTGGCTACAAGAGGTAGTGAAATGGATGCGCAAGTTTATGCAAACCTCACAGATAAAGAAGAAAAACTTGAAAGATTTATGCTTCACTACAACTTCCCGGCATTTGCGGTTGGTGAAGCCGTAAGACTCGGACCTCCGAGCAGAAGAGAGCTTGGACACGGAAACTTGGCTAAAAGAGCGATAGAACCGTTAATCGACCCTGAATTTGATGAAACAGTAAGAGTTGTGAGCGAGATTCTCGAAAGTAACGGTTCATCTTCAATGGCAACCGTTTGTGCGAGCGCTATCGCTTTAAAAGCGGCAAAAGTACCTCTATTAAAACTTGCTGCGGGTATCGCTATGGGTATGGTTAGCGAGGGTGATAAATACGCTATTTTAACTGACATTATGGGACTTGAAGACCACGACGGAGATATGGACTTTAAAGTTGCCGGTACGTGGGACGGAATTACAGCAATGCAAATGGATATTAAACTCGGAGGAATTTCTCTTGATATCTTAAAAGAAGCGCTTTATCAAGCAAAAGAAGCAAGAGCGTTTATTTTAGAAAAAATGGAAAACGCGGTAGAAAACATCAAATATAATGAAGACGTACTTCCAAAAAGCGTAAGCTTTAAAGTGGAACCTGACAAAATTATCGATATTATCGGTACGGCAGGAAAAACGGTTAAAGAAATTATTGCAAAATTCGGTATTACTATCGACCTTGACAGAGAAACGGGTAAAGTTAAGATTTACGGAGATAGTTACGACCAAATGAACGCGGCAAAAGATTATATTCTAAACGTAATTTGTAAAGACGACAAACCAAAAATACCTAACTTCGAAATCGGAAGCGTGATTGAGGGAACTATTAAAAGAAAAGTACCATTCGGAATGTTTGTAGAAATCGCACCTGATGTCGAGGGGCTTTTACATATCAGCAAACTAAACGGAAGAAGCCTTGATGAGTTTGAAGAAGGTCAAAAAATCAAAGTAAAAGTCCTCTCTCAAAGCGGATTTAAAATCGAACTTGCTTTGGCGGAGTAG
- a CDS encoding phosphoribosyltransferase, translating into MIFENREDALNKLLEVVDKDIFTDCVILAISKNGVYYARELGLRNGLVEGDFLFIEEVKSPINKDTSLAAVSETRDYVLIDELIESFEITDDYLFGEIERVYEEKILEDIYQFRAGEGIISLENKNVLLVDEGANTGLTLLCAIKSCISKNVSSISVAIPVIAKETAEMVEKLVDHTFFVKVVEDYIDTEFYFKEF; encoded by the coding sequence ATGATTTTCGAAAATAGAGAAGACGCTTTGAATAAACTTCTTGAAGTGGTAGATAAAGATATTTTTACTGATTGCGTTATTTTAGCGATAAGTAAAAACGGAGTATATTACGCAAGAGAGCTCGGGCTTAGAAACGGGCTGGTTGAGGGGGATTTTCTTTTTATCGAGGAAGTTAAATCTCCGATTAATAAAGATACTTCACTTGCGGCTGTTAGTGAGACGAGAGATTATGTTTTGATTGACGAGCTTATCGAGTCGTTTGAAATTACAGATGATTATCTGTTTGGCGAGATAGAAAGGGTGTATGAGGAGAAAATTTTAGAGGATATTTATCAATTTCGTGCGGGAGAGGGTATAATTTCACTTGAGAATAAAAATGTTTTATTAGTGGATGAGGGAGCGAATACAGGACTTACTTTATTATGTGCCATAAAAAGCTGTATTTCCAAAAACGTAAGTTCAATAAGTGTTGCGATACCCGTAATAGCAAAAGAAACGGCGGAGATGGTTGAAAAACTTGTTGACCATACGTTTTTTGTTAAAGTTGTAGAAGATTATATAGATACCGAATTTTATTTTAAGGAGTTTTAA